The following are encoded in a window of Flavobacterium cupriresistens genomic DNA:
- a CDS encoding multicopper oxidase domain-containing protein: MSAQNDRLIIGRTTGKLPIGKNVTIRTFGFTDSLSGQVTFPGSEIEAREGDSVSIDFWNISQGNPVSLYCKEMEFQQRNAENEVMKVKEPIHHMVHGFYSFQAKKAGTYLYYSPENYPFNLQAGMFGVLIIRPKETDSLDHKPSQEILWCSNEIDTKWHTDAIMGTAYDVSNKPILLPLYKPNYFLINGKTTIENKGLQSFVNKKEKVLLRLVNSGLYLHEIQFPSDAELKFISGSDRNLIAGPNGYRIQLHSGECLEVFVFLDQVNEKEKIRYHFIEPISKKVAYKAEIPVFY; encoded by the coding sequence TTGTCCGCTCAGAACGACAGATTAATTATTGGCCGAACAACAGGGAAGTTACCGATTGGAAAAAACGTAACCATACGAACTTTCGGTTTTACGGACTCGCTTTCCGGTCAGGTTACTTTCCCGGGATCGGAGATTGAGGCTAGGGAAGGAGATAGCGTAAGTATTGATTTTTGGAACATCTCGCAAGGAAATCCGGTCTCTTTATATTGTAAAGAAATGGAGTTTCAGCAGCGGAATGCAGAGAACGAAGTAATGAAGGTCAAAGAGCCAATTCATCATATGGTGCATGGGTTTTATTCTTTTCAGGCTAAAAAAGCAGGAACTTATCTGTATTATAGTCCCGAGAATTATCCCTTCAATCTTCAGGCCGGTATGTTTGGAGTGCTTATTATACGCCCAAAAGAGACAGATTCTTTAGACCACAAACCATCACAGGAAATACTATGGTGCAGTAACGAAATAGATACCAAATGGCATACAGATGCTATTATGGGTACAGCATATGATGTTTCTAACAAGCCCATACTTCTTCCGCTCTACAAGCCCAATTATTTCTTGATTAATGGAAAAACAACGATAGAAAACAAAGGATTACAATCGTTTGTGAATAAAAAAGAGAAGGTGCTTCTTCGTTTGGTTAATTCGGGATTATACCTTCATGAAATACAGTTTCCATCTGATGCGGAACTGAAGTTCATTTCCGGAAGTGATCGCAATCTGATTGCAGGCCCTAACGGATATAGAATACAGCTTCATTCGGGAGAATGTCTGGAAGTGTTTGTTTTTTTAGATCAGGTAAACGAGAAGGAAAAGATTAGGTATCATTTTATAGAACCGATTTCAAAAAAGGTAGCATACAAGGCTGAAATTCCGGTTTTTTATTAA
- a CDS encoding TatD family hydrolase, with the protein MKTYIDIGINLTNKQFQNDIDDIVQDAIDADITKMILTGTSIRNSEESSKIAKQYSGVLYSTAGIHPHDAKSFDHQSISKLKNLLQQKHVVSVGECGLDFDRDFSPRNVQEDCYKAHLELAVEIQKPLFLHERAAFTRFMSITSEYLPKLPKAVVHCFTGTLQEAKTYLDNGFYLGFTGAISDSKRFEHLKEVIQYVPLDKIMIETDAPFMLPKNVPNSLLKKYHERRCEPAFLPYVAGTITQFKGIPLDKVAEETTKNAKSFFGI; encoded by the coding sequence ATGAAAACATATATAGACATAGGTATCAACCTAACCAATAAACAATTCCAAAACGATATAGACGATATCGTACAAGACGCAATAGATGCCGATATAACAAAAATGATCCTTACGGGAACAAGCATAAGAAACAGCGAAGAATCATCAAAGATTGCCAAACAATATTCGGGGGTTTTATACTCTACTGCGGGAATACATCCGCATGATGCGAAGAGCTTTGACCATCAGAGTATTTCGAAACTTAAGAATTTATTACAGCAGAAACACGTTGTTTCGGTAGGAGAGTGTGGACTCGATTTTGATCGTGATTTTTCGCCCAGAAACGTGCAGGAAGACTGTTATAAAGCCCATTTAGAATTAGCGGTCGAGATTCAGAAGCCTTTGTTTCTTCACGAAAGAGCTGCTTTTACACGTTTTATGAGTATTACAAGTGAATATTTGCCGAAACTTCCCAAAGCCGTTGTGCATTGTTTTACGGGAACTCTGCAAGAAGCTAAGACCTATCTCGACAACGGATTTTATCTTGGTTTTACAGGAGCAATATCAGACAGTAAACGTTTTGAACATTTAAAAGAAGTCATTCAATACGTGCCACTCGACAAAATAATGATCGAAACCGATGCGCCCTTTATGCTCCCGAAAAATGTTCCAAACAGCCTCTTAAAGAAATACCACGAACGCCGTTGTGAACCTGCATTTCTGCCTTATGTGGCAGGAACGATTACACAGTTTAAAGGTATTCCTTTAGATAAAGTGGCGGAAGAAACAACAAAGAATGCGAAGAGCTTTTTTGGGATTTAA
- a CDS encoding AAA family ATPase yields the protein MKSTEKLNNVLQHIKDVFVGKNEIIDLLGIGLLARENAFLLGPPGTAKSALVRALSNGIEGGKNFEYLLTRFTEPNEIFGPFDIRKLKEGELVTNTEGMMPEASMIFLDEIFNANSAILNSLLLALNEKIFRRGRETKKLPALMFIGASNVLPEDEALNALLDRFLIRVKCDYVDPDLLHEVLLAGWKIESSGNKEIPTITADEIRELQSLCRTIDLTGIRKQYVDIVHNLRNTGIKVSDRRAVKLQNLIAASALMCGREEAVLSDLWVLKYIWDNEEQIEILEGIINQTIEKDDSDGQHPQALYNKVPNPEEVMKEMQHLTERWQDESLSFEEQNVIKDKLRYLQSRCDWINNKEQKQYIQKEIEALWQKILQTV from the coding sequence ATGAAATCTACAGAAAAATTAAATAACGTTTTACAGCACATCAAAGATGTTTTTGTTGGAAAAAACGAGATTATCGACTTATTAGGAATTGGATTACTGGCCAGAGAAAATGCTTTTTTATTAGGACCTCCGGGTACCGCAAAAAGTGCATTGGTAAGAGCATTATCGAATGGAATTGAAGGAGGTAAAAACTTTGAATATCTCTTGACTCGTTTTACAGAACCAAACGAAATCTTTGGACCTTTTGATATTCGTAAACTTAAAGAAGGAGAATTGGTTACGAATACAGAAGGTATGATGCCTGAGGCTTCTATGATTTTTCTGGATGAAATTTTTAATGCCAATTCGGCTATTTTGAATAGTTTATTGTTGGCTTTAAACGAGAAAATATTTCGTAGAGGAAGGGAGACAAAGAAACTTCCGGCGTTAATGTTTATTGGTGCCAGTAATGTGCTGCCGGAAGATGAGGCCTTAAATGCTTTATTAGACCGTTTTCTTATTCGTGTAAAATGTGATTATGTAGATCCGGATTTACTTCATGAGGTACTTTTGGCAGGTTGGAAAATAGAAAGCAGTGGCAATAAAGAAATACCAACGATTACGGCAGACGAAATTAGAGAGTTACAGTCGCTTTGTAGAACTATAGATCTGACCGGAATCCGCAAACAATATGTGGATATTGTTCATAATTTGAGAAATACAGGAATAAAAGTATCAGACAGACGTGCAGTAAAGTTGCAGAATTTAATCGCAGCAAGTGCTTTAATGTGTGGTAGGGAGGAAGCGGTTTTATCTGATTTATGGGTATTGAAATACATTTGGGATAACGAAGAACAAATAGAAATTCTGGAGGGTATAATTAATCAGACTATCGAAAAAGACGATTCAGATGGCCAGCACCCACAGGCTTTGTACAATAAAGTACCAAATCCTGAGGAAGTGATGAAAGAGATGCAACATTTGACTGAAAGATGGCAGGATGAGTCACTTTCTTTTGAAGAGCAAAATGTGATTAAAGATAAATTGCGCTATTTGCAAAGTCGTTGTGATTGGATTAATAACAAGGAGCAGAAGCAATACATTCAAAAAGAAATAGAGGCTTTGTGGCAAAAAATTCTTCAAACCGTATAA
- a CDS encoding tyrosinase family protein, producing the protein MKKITLLFFIILISGLSYGQSKSNVKYIRWNANTPQGQENLKAMNIAFEKMRAMGCEMGVSWYYQGAIHNIPNAINGPNALCAAYQTDKDKLWAWGDCTHNGSDAASLNFLLWHRMYIWFLEKMVRELSGKDDFAIPYWNYGSKDTVDNILAEPIRDKSGSLFTAARYTVLNNGKPIPQKQLTQIQLALEQLRTNPSFTGTAGFSQNLEGSPHGFMHNLIGGGYADPSESYYNEIYQKVTSGLMANVDSAGFDPVFWLHHSMVDRIWESWDVSAYGERPTLEQLKADPWPYQFIAPNGDHLTYTMEEVYKIVFDLDYKYDNLLYGSKTPVVAANGTKTKKLVSFQDSKEAVIWEQKVGKPLGGTDYSHKVTSKLVQNTNKVFTSKANAKIVLNLDVVAYKEPKDYYTVYLRYPKKKDVYVGTMTFFGLEHDHGVDESHAISEDGIKKSFSYYISDNLLKTNSNYEIIIKKTGGGDAKVTLEKIGVSQIN; encoded by the coding sequence ATGAAAAAAATTACTCTTTTATTCTTTATTATTTTGATTTCGGGGCTCTCCTATGGTCAAAGTAAAAGTAATGTGAAATACATTAGATGGAACGCCAATACGCCACAAGGACAGGAAAATCTGAAAGCAATGAATATCGCTTTTGAGAAAATGCGTGCAATGGGCTGTGAGATGGGGGTTTCCTGGTACTATCAGGGAGCAATACATAATATCCCGAATGCAATTAACGGTCCTAATGCGCTTTGTGCGGCGTATCAGACCGATAAAGATAAATTATGGGCTTGGGGTGATTGCACACATAATGGGTCAGATGCAGCTTCTTTAAATTTTCTTTTATGGCACAGAATGTACATTTGGTTTTTAGAAAAAATGGTTCGTGAATTATCCGGAAAAGACGATTTTGCTATACCGTATTGGAATTATGGAAGTAAAGATACAGTCGATAATATCTTGGCAGAACCCATAAGAGACAAATCAGGTTCGCTCTTTACAGCAGCCCGATATACGGTTCTGAACAACGGAAAACCGATTCCTCAAAAGCAACTTACGCAGATACAATTAGCGCTTGAACAATTGAGAACCAATCCTTCCTTTACCGGAACGGCTGGATTTAGTCAAAATCTTGAAGGTTCGCCTCATGGTTTTATGCATAATCTTATAGGTGGAGGATATGCAGATCCAAGCGAAAGTTATTATAATGAAATATACCAAAAGGTTACATCGGGTTTAATGGCAAATGTTGATTCGGCAGGATTTGACCCTGTTTTCTGGTTGCATCACAGTATGGTCGATCGTATTTGGGAGTCCTGGGATGTTTCGGCTTACGGAGAACGTCCTACTTTAGAACAGCTAAAAGCGGACCCGTGGCCTTATCAGTTTATAGCACCTAATGGAGATCACCTTACTTATACAATGGAAGAAGTGTACAAGATCGTTTTCGATTTAGATTACAAATACGACAATTTACTTTATGGTTCTAAAACTCCGGTTGTAGCAGCCAATGGAACGAAAACTAAAAAATTAGTGTCATTTCAAGATTCAAAAGAAGCTGTTATCTGGGAACAAAAAGTAGGTAAGCCACTTGGGGGAACTGATTATAGTCATAAAGTAACCAGTAAACTTGTACAAAATACCAATAAAGTTTTTACCAGTAAAGCAAATGCCAAAATTGTACTAAATTTGGATGTAGTAGCGTACAAAGAACCAAAAGATTACTACACCGTTTATCTTCGTTATCCGAAGAAAAAAGATGTATACGTTGGAACAATGACGTTCTTTGGACTTGAACATGATCATGGAGTTGATGAAAGTCATGCAATAAGTGAAGATGGGATAAAAAAGAGCTTCTCCTATTATATTTCGGATAATTTATTGAAAACGAATTCGAATTATGAAATCATTATTAAAAAAACCGGAGGTGGTGATGCTAAAGTAACGCTTGAAAAAATTGGCGTTTCGCAGATAAATTAA
- a CDS encoding ComEC/Rec2 family competence protein gives MSFSVKMLKAGNGDSFIFRFLGNDDKFKNILIDGGNKKSEYNKHLKHEILDIQNKGENIDLLIITHTDQDHIKGIYYLLSDIKIDKSIISEIWFNSFYPIKEVFDSKNNDVSFLESCKVQNLIDELKIPRSSSIYIPNFNFYNFYGLELTLLSPFKEDIEKLKIKNDKTYPFDISSNSNDYKFSIKELIDKNPKIFIDKEEDLDSKIENRVSIAFLMELNSKSVLFLGDANPEILTDSIKRLLKDRKADKLKVDYIKLSHHCSHRSLSFEFLDLLDCNNFIISTNGGKANLPNKLTMAKILSSRKKTLNIDSFIFNYEEVIDSMNFFDGDFSNFSFECLKPNYEHGYLINL, from the coding sequence ATGAGTTTTAGTGTAAAAATGTTAAAAGCAGGGAATGGAGACTCCTTTATATTTCGTTTTCTAGGAAATGATGATAAGTTTAAAAACATTTTAATTGATGGAGGCAATAAAAAAAGTGAATATAATAAACACTTAAAGCATGAAATATTAGATATTCAAAATAAAGGAGAAAACATTGATTTACTTATTATAACCCATACGGACCAAGATCATATAAAAGGAATTTATTATTTACTCTCCGATATTAAAATTGATAAATCTATAATTAGTGAAATTTGGTTTAATTCATTTTATCCAATAAAAGAAGTCTTTGATTCTAAAAATAATGATGTTAGTTTTTTGGAATCATGTAAGGTTCAAAATTTAATTGATGAATTAAAAATTCCTAGGAGTTCTAGTATTTATATACCTAATTTTAATTTTTATAACTTTTATGGGTTAGAACTAACTTTATTATCTCCATTTAAAGAAGATATTGAAAAACTAAAAATAAAAAATGATAAAACTTATCCATTTGATATTTCATCAAACTCAAATGACTATAAATTTTCAATTAAAGAGTTGATTGATAAAAATCCTAAAATTTTTATTGATAAAGAGGAAGATCTTGATTCAAAAATTGAAAATAGAGTTAGTATAGCGTTTTTAATGGAGTTAAATTCAAAATCAGTTTTATTTTTAGGAGATGCAAATCCTGAAATTTTAACAGATTCAATAAAAAGACTTTTAAAAGATAGAAAAGCAGATAAACTTAAAGTTGATTATATTAAATTATCACATCATTGTAGTCATAGAAGCTTAAGTTTTGAATTTCTAGATCTTTTAGACTGTAACAATTTTATTATTAGCACCAACGGGGGTAAAGCTAATTTACCAAACAAATTAACTATGGCAAAAATTTTATCAAGTAGAAAAAAAACTTTAAATATTGATTCTTTTATTTTTAATTACGAAGAAGTAATTGATAGCATGAATTTTTTTGATGGTGACTTCAGTAATTTTAGTTTTGAATGTTTAAAGCCAAATTACGAGCATGGCTATTTGATTAATTTATAA
- a CDS encoding reverse transcriptase/maturase family protein: MYSLNQHQEELLKSVTVKIAATFKKETKKTLGTGILYKTSKKSKINYVFTALHCVFGKRLKEDFPDKNSVHEIEINQQDENGDFKLLGKISTDKIIPIYEYDIAILLIDFNIDDCKEFILGNINNNRYFDSYGYPNFANGNAQNFSFKRKVNPVKSKDLNIECLSNVYAENSHEKISGFSGSGLFYRNRSVLVGLITEITDESGFANSFTAKKMEAKLLNYYIEKYDSALEKIRSTDEIQKIGINQDGSLINYESIVVNGIELNIWRAFKRLRNDLRDDWFQDPLNFKFILSKKFFLERINESLNSLEKVYVPTAIAKHFTIPKSGYSTRPSIEVSFIDRIIYQAYVDILAENLDISLDNKVYSFRYNSGKGSATYMYHYSIEQWKKYIYQTKFVLNNDKPFLVVADITNFFENINIKTLIDYIKELIHDYDNYTLEKKNNLYKIVENLKQLVVKWNDKLVNSEFGIPQNRDASSFLANLFLNKLDNTMIDSNRHSYYYRYMDDIRIVCQTKSEAIKAIYDLSVAMRDLGLNLNSSKTKILDYREDVFTIDEYLPESLIEIEQINSLLSTKRRRDVQKAVYITFRLFKSTINNKSDEDYLKRRKLGFCIEKLQQFARTPGLKDIINFKEVVDYVLNELENQPWLTTNFIKLLRAIDKTYYKRENFEVLEDIILDKYKNIYQGQTYYLWMFLSYNNFVSQRLITYAANIIKNTNQENQADTAGAFLYLASVDWRRYKTIMLKSINNGNLAENYFLQRNALIALRMVNPSEIRDENILGDLKDFHQKLYKEQKEVFVSDLPSLKYSNIIRDTPNLISL, from the coding sequence ATGTATTCTTTAAATCAGCATCAAGAAGAGCTTTTAAAAAGTGTAACTGTTAAAATAGCAGCAACTTTCAAGAAAGAAACAAAAAAGACACTGGGTACAGGAATTTTGTACAAAACATCAAAAAAATCAAAAATTAATTATGTTTTTACTGCATTGCATTGTGTTTTTGGGAAAAGATTAAAGGAAGATTTTCCAGATAAAAACAGTGTCCATGAAATAGAAATAAATCAGCAAGATGAGAATGGGGATTTTAAATTACTAGGAAAAATTTCCACGGATAAAATTATACCAATTTATGAGTATGATATTGCTATTTTGCTTATTGATTTTAATATTGATGACTGTAAAGAATTTATTTTAGGAAATATTAACAATAATAGATATTTTGACTCATATGGCTATCCAAATTTTGCGAATGGGAATGCACAAAATTTTAGTTTTAAGAGAAAAGTAAACCCTGTTAAATCGAAGGATCTAAATATTGAATGCCTGTCAAATGTGTATGCTGAAAATTCTCACGAAAAAATATCAGGATTTTCGGGGTCAGGTTTGTTTTATAGAAATCGATCAGTTTTAGTTGGCTTAATTACAGAAATAACAGATGAATCAGGTTTTGCAAATTCATTTACAGCAAAAAAAATGGAAGCAAAACTATTGAATTATTACATAGAAAAATATGATTCGGCTTTAGAAAAAATTAGATCTACTGATGAAATACAAAAAATAGGTATAAATCAAGATGGCTCATTAATCAATTATGAATCTATTGTAGTAAATGGTATTGAATTAAATATTTGGAGAGCTTTTAAAAGATTAAGAAATGATTTAAGAGATGATTGGTTTCAGGATCCTTTGAATTTTAAATTTATTCTTTCTAAAAAGTTTTTTTTAGAAAGAATAAATGAAAGCCTTAACTCTTTAGAAAAAGTATATGTACCGACTGCTATTGCAAAACATTTTACAATTCCGAAATCAGGTTATTCAACAAGACCATCAATTGAAGTCAGTTTCATTGATAGAATAATTTATCAAGCATATGTTGATATATTAGCTGAAAACCTTGATATCAGTCTAGATAATAAAGTTTACTCATTTAGGTATAATTCTGGAAAAGGAAGTGCTACATATATGTACCATTATTCGATTGAGCAATGGAAAAAATACATATATCAAACAAAGTTTGTTTTGAATAATGATAAACCATTTCTTGTAGTTGCTGATATAACTAATTTTTTTGAGAATATAAATATTAAAACACTAATAGATTATATTAAAGAATTAATTCATGATTATGATAATTATACTTTAGAGAAAAAAAATAATCTATATAAGATTGTTGAGAATTTAAAACAATTAGTTGTAAAGTGGAATGATAAATTAGTTAATTCTGAATTTGGTATACCACAGAATAGAGATGCGTCCTCTTTTTTAGCAAATCTATTTTTAAACAAATTAGATAATACAATGATAGATTCAAATAGACATTCTTATTATTATAGATATATGGATGATATTAGAATTGTTTGCCAAACAAAATCCGAAGCAATTAAAGCAATTTATGATTTGTCAGTTGCAATGAGAGATTTGGGATTAAATTTAAATTCTTCCAAAACCAAAATACTAGATTATAGGGAAGATGTATTTACTATTGATGAATATTTGCCTGAATCTCTGATAGAAATAGAACAAATTAATAGTCTTCTTTCAACTAAACGAAGGAGAGATGTTCAAAAAGCCGTATATATTACTTTTAGATTATTTAAGAGTACCATTAATAATAAAAGTGATGAAGATTATCTTAAAAGAAGAAAATTAGGGTTTTGTATTGAGAAACTGCAGCAGTTTGCAAGAACCCCTGGATTGAAGGATATTATTAATTTCAAAGAAGTAGTTGATTATGTATTAAATGAATTAGAAAACCAGCCATGGTTGACAACTAATTTTATTAAGTTGTTGAGAGCTATTGATAAAACTTATTATAAAAGAGAAAATTTTGAAGTTTTAGAAGATATTATTTTAGATAAATATAAAAATATTTACCAAGGACAGACTTATTATTTATGGATGTTTTTAAGTTACAATAATTTTGTTTCACAAAGACTAATTACATACGCAGCAAATATAATTAAAAATACAAATCAGGAAAATCAAGCAGATACTGCCGGAGCTTTTTTATATTTAGCATCAGTTGACTGGAGAAGGTATAAAACAATAATGCTCAAATCTATAAATAATGGAAATTTAGCAGAAAATTATTTTCTTCAACGAAATGCTCTTATTGCATTGAGAATGGTTAATCCAAGTGAGATAAGAGATGAAAATATATTAGGAGATTTGAAAGATTTTCATCAAAAACTTTATAAAGAACAGAAAGAGGTTTTTGTTTCTGATTTACCAAGTCTTAAGTATTCAAATATTATTAGAGATACTCCTAATTTAATTTCGTTATAA
- a CDS encoding DNA polymerase — protein MEIIILKHISYLKGKKKIIYYSKIVGGEVKTHKNLDFFKEEEIYNIISFDFLNIIDAIEINERSLFTDIEQLKKQIIGHSKNEFSKNDQPWDFWYLLKQLHKNADNEEMIKKLEKAKKIYFGFNDGSSDSEIKDIFGFLLSSIEDILKLIYEELKERNEIFRHETVEKKISSILLERTKKGIKIDTLLITSLIRKVNIEFYEVKNRLQLEYGIFSRTDFENIKKEVGKILPALVNTIGTNEYIRNLKFYKDDFDLIKLLYEERKLSINKTILTRIGSLDDKKIFPQFQSFGTVTSRILVEYPSLQQLKRDYRNIILPEDGMELLYIDYCQFEAGILASEANDLKLIEMYNMEDIYSQMNEVLKNVPNISRDKCKKLFFSYCYGMSKENIKKVTNIDLDIFFNKFPELEKFNIKLKKKFRIDGFVETTQGNKRYKSFDNKNNEEESWLISQRIQGNASLILKKAIIEVYNLDKEIEFLIPMHDAVLYQIPIGKRIEKSKFLETHFKKAFKEICPKIEPAVEFKPFYDPK, from the coding sequence ATGGAAATAATTATTTTAAAACATATAAGCTATTTAAAAGGCAAAAAAAAAATCATTTATTATAGTAAAATAGTTGGAGGAGAAGTAAAAACTCATAAAAACTTAGATTTCTTTAAAGAAGAAGAGATTTATAATATCATCTCTTTCGATTTTTTAAATATAATTGATGCAATTGAAATAAATGAGAGGTCGCTTTTTACTGATATAGAACAATTAAAAAAACAAATTATTGGTCATTCAAAAAATGAGTTTTCAAAAAATGATCAACCTTGGGACTTCTGGTATTTACTGAAGCAACTTCACAAAAATGCTGATAATGAAGAAATGATTAAAAAATTGGAAAAGGCAAAAAAAATATACTTTGGTTTTAATGATGGAAGTAGTGATTCTGAAATAAAAGATATTTTTGGTTTTTTATTGAGTTCTATTGAGGATATATTAAAACTGATTTATGAAGAACTTAAAGAAAGAAATGAAATATTTAGGCATGAAACAGTAGAAAAAAAAATTAGTTCTATTTTGTTAGAAAGAACAAAAAAGGGGATAAAGATTGACACACTTTTAATTACATCCTTAATAAGAAAAGTTAATATAGAATTTTACGAGGTTAAAAACAGGCTTCAACTGGAATATGGTATTTTTTCAAGAACAGATTTTGAAAATATTAAAAAAGAGGTTGGTAAGATTTTGCCTGCATTAGTTAATACAATTGGGACTAACGAATATATTAGAAATCTTAAGTTTTATAAGGATGATTTTGATTTGATAAAACTTTTATATGAAGAAAGAAAATTGTCTATTAACAAAACAATTTTGACGAGAATAGGATCTCTAGATGACAAAAAAATATTTCCGCAATTTCAATCTTTTGGGACTGTTACTAGTAGAATATTGGTGGAATACCCTTCTTTGCAACAATTAAAAAGAGACTACAGGAATATAATATTGCCTGAAGATGGAATGGAATTATTGTATATTGATTATTGCCAGTTCGAAGCAGGGATATTAGCTTCTGAGGCTAATGATTTAAAATTGATTGAAATGTATAATATGGAAGATATTTATTCGCAAATGAATGAAGTTTTGAAAAATGTGCCTAATATCTCCCGCGATAAATGTAAGAAGCTGTTTTTTAGTTATTGTTATGGTATGTCGAAAGAAAACATTAAAAAAGTAACTAATATAGATTTAGATATTTTTTTCAACAAATTTCCTGAATTAGAAAAGTTTAATATAAAATTAAAGAAAAAATTTAGAATTGACGGTTTTGTAGAAACAACTCAAGGAAATAAAAGATACAAAAGTTTTGACAATAAAAATAATGAAGAAGAGAGTTGGTTAATTAGTCAAAGAATTCAGGGGAATGCATCATTAATATTAAAAAAAGCAATAATTGAAGTATATAATTTGGATAAAGAAATTGAGTTTTTAATTCCTATGCATGATGCTGTGTTATATCAAATACCTATTGGCAAAAGAATAGAAAAAAGTAAATTTTTAGAAACTCATTTTAAAAAGGCATTTAAAGAAATTTGTCCAAAAATAGAACCTGCGGTTGAATTTAAACCATTTTATGATCCAAAATAA
- a CDS encoding DNA polymerase beta superfamily protein has protein sequence MTIQDLKSQNLILFEVISGSKSFGLNTPASDTDIKGVYYVPKEKFFGLEYIPQIANETNDEVYYEIGRFVELLLKNNPNILEILATPEDCILYKHPLMDCLKIEDFLSKLCKDSFAGYAVSQIKKARGLNKKIVNPMPKEKKSLLDFCYILKGYETISLTAYLTENNLNQEQCGLVNLPNSKGMFALFYDADSTLAYKGIIQKETSNDVSLSSVPKGQKSIAYLSCNQDGYSKYCKEYTDYWSWIEKRNEDRYNTNQQHGKNYDSKNMMHTIRLLQTAEQIGSTGKLNIKVNNREELLDIKAGNRAYDDLLQMADDLIVSIESYYRTSAIQEAPDEEKVIRTLIRIREELYR, from the coding sequence ATGACCATACAAGACCTAAAATCCCAAAACCTAATCCTTTTTGAAGTTATTTCAGGAAGTAAATCTTTTGGGTTAAATACACCTGCTTCTGATACCGATATAAAAGGTGTTTATTATGTGCCGAAAGAGAAATTCTTTGGTTTAGAGTATATTCCGCAAATAGCAAACGAAACCAACGATGAGGTCTATTACGAAATCGGTCGTTTTGTGGAATTGCTCTTAAAGAATAATCCTAATATCCTGGAGATTCTTGCCACGCCTGAAGATTGTATATTGTACAAACACCCGTTGATGGATTGTTTAAAGATAGAAGACTTTTTGTCTAAACTCTGCAAAGATTCTTTTGCTGGTTATGCCGTATCGCAGATTAAAAAAGCGAGAGGTTTAAACAAGAAAATCGTCAATCCAATGCCGAAGGAAAAGAAAAGTCTTTTAGATTTTTGTTATATTCTAAAAGGCTACGAAACAATTTCTTTGACAGCCTATCTGACAGAAAATAACCTAAATCAGGAACAATGCGGATTGGTGAATCTGCCGAACTCCAAAGGAATGTTTGCTTTGTTTTACGATGCCGACAGCACATTGGCTTACAAAGGAATTATACAAAAAGAAACCTCAAACGATGTGTCGCTTTCGTCTGTTCCTAAAGGTCAAAAAAGTATTGCTTATTTATCCTGCAACCAAGACGGTTATTCGAAATACTGTAAAGAATATACCGATTATTGGAGCTGGATTGAGAAACGAAACGAAGACCGCTACAACACCAATCAGCAACACGGAAAAAATTACGACAGCAAAAACATGATGCACACCATCCGACTTTTGCAAACCGCTGAGCAAATTGGTTCTACCGGAAAACTGAATATAAAAGTTAACAATCGGGAGGAATTATTAGACATAAAAGCCGGAAACAGAGCATACGATGACTTACTGCAAATGGCTGATGATTTGATTGTTTCTATTGAAAGTTATTATAGAACTTCGGCTATTCAAGAAGCTCCGGATGAAGAGAAGGTGATAAGAACTTTGATTAGGATTCGGGAGGAATTGTATCGATAA